One window of Nicotiana tomentosiformis chromosome 11, ASM39032v3, whole genome shotgun sequence genomic DNA carries:
- the LOC104113017 gene encoding pectinesterase/pectinesterase inhibitor PPE8B-like — MATSLPSFCGVLLLLLCIGCPNLVRCGEEDLSFLQSECLKVPASEFVGSVKSTIDTVRQVTSIVSKFVSFFGDFRLSNAISDCLDLLDLSADELTWTLTASQNPKGKNNSTGNLSADLRNYLSGALINQDTCIDGFDGTNGIVKNLVAGSLNQVTTLVRDILYMVRPVPKNAPRENDGREKPWQWSRERRLTSNKGDDNSFPSWLNRKDRRLLQSTPNTGVVADVVVALDGTGNFTRIKDAISAAPELSTKRFVIHIKKGIYNEYVEISKKKWNILMIGDGIDVTVISGNRSFIDGWTTYRSATFAVKGQGFIARDMTFENTAGPQKHQAVAFRSDSDLSVLFRCALRGYQDTLYAHSMRQFYRNCVITGTVDFIFGDGTVVFQNCQILARKGLAEQKNTITAQGRKEAAETTGFSIQFSNISGEPDLLASLNSTQTFLGRPWKAYSRTVIMQSYMSNVIKPQGWLEWNGNISLDTLYYAEYQNYGPGAGLGARVNWPGYHLLNDSSLANNFTVAQFILGNSWLPSTGVKYTAGLAV, encoded by the exons ATGGCTACTTCTTTGCCTTCGTTTTGTGGAGTGCTTCTTCTACTTTTATGTATAGGTTGTCCTAATTTGGTGAGATGTGGGGAGGAGGATTTAAGTTTCCTTCAATCAGAGTGTTTAAAGGTGCCAGCTTCGGAGTTTGTGGGCTCTGTTAAGTCCACCATTGACACTGTCCGTCAAGTCACTTCCATAGTGTCGAAATTCGTCAGCTTCTTTGGTGATTTTCGACTTTCGAATGCCATTTCTGATTGCCTTGATCTGTTGGACCTCTCTGCAGATGAACTTACTTGGACTCTCACTGCTTCTCAGAATCCCAAAG GGAAAAACAACAGCACAGGTAATTTAAGTGCAGATTTGAGGAATTATTTGAGCGGAGCACTAATTAATCAAGACACATGCATAGACGGATTTGATGGAACAAACGGAATTGTCAAAAATTTGGTTGCGGGAAGCCTCAACCAAGTCACTACATTAGTCCGTGACATTCTTTACATGGTCCGCCCCGTCCCTAAAAATGCCCCCAGGGAAAATGACGGACGTGAAAAACCATGGCAATGGTCCCGAGAGAGGAGGCTAACGTCAAATAAAGGAGACGATAACTCATTTCCTTCTTGGCTTAATCGAAAAGATAGACGGTTGTTGCAATCAACTCCCAATACAGGTGTTGTTGCGGATGTTGTAGTAGCTCTTGATGGAACGGGTAATTTTACTCGTATTAAAGATGCTATATCAGCAGCACCAGAATTGAGTACCAAGAGATTTGTGATACATATCAAGAAAGGTATTTATAACGAGTATGTGGAAATCAGCAAGAAGAAATGGAACATATTGATGATCGGTGACGGAATAGATGTTACTGTTATTTCTGGGAATAGAAGTTTTATTGATGGATGGACCACTTACAGATCTGCAACATTCG CTGTGAAAGGTCAAGGATTCATTGCACGGGACATGACATTTGAGAACACAGCAGGACCCCAAAAGCACCAAGCCGTTGCATTTCGCTCCGACTCAGACCTGTCTGTGTTGTTTAGATGCGCGTTGAGGGGCTACCAGGACACTCTCTACGCCCATTCTATGCGCCAATTCTACCGAAACTGCGTAATTACTGGCACGGTAGACTTCATATTCGGAGATGGCACGGTCGTCTTCCAAAATTGTCAAATATTGGCTCGAAAGGGACTAGCCGAACAAAAGAACACCATCACAGCCCAAGGCCGAAAAGAAGCTGCTGAAACTACAGGCTTCTCCATCCAATTCTCTAATATATCTGGCGAACCAGATCTATTAGCTTCACTTAACTCTACACAAACATTCCTTGGTAGGCCGTGGAAGGCATATTCGCGCACTGTCATAATGCAATCATACATGAGTAATGTAATTAAACCACAGGGCTGGTTAGAGTGGAACGGTAATATATCACTTGACACATTGTACTACGCCGAGTATCAAAATTACGGGCCCGGTGCGGGCTTGGGCGCTAGAGTCAATTGGCCTGGTTATCATCTACTCAATGATTCCTCACTGGCAAATAATTTCACAGTGGCTCAATTCATTTTGGGTAACTCGTGGTTGCCTTCTACGGGAGTCAAGTACACTGCTGGTCTAGCGGTTTAA